The sequence GCCTCCCAGGCCGTAAGATTCAATCCACGCCCTCCTGCAATTCCTCTCTCAGATTCCCCCGTCAGATTTGGTGGCCCGTCGATCCAGACCTTCCTAGTGTTGATTGCGGTGGTGTTTGATTGTGGCAGAGATGGTGGTGCCGCATGGGAACAAGGAGAGATGCTTTGCGGACCTCGAGGGCATAAGATTTGCCACGACGTGTGCCTCTAGGGCACTTCATTTCTCTGGTATGTTTAGTGATATTGTTGGCCACTTTGGTTGGGACCTTATTATGAATATTGAATGCTTGAGCTGGAATAAAAATTTCTTAGCACTAGAATCCATGATttgtccagaaaaaaaaaaccatccTATGTAAGAGGCTTAGATAGGTGTACTTTCTATGAGGAATCGTCCAATATGACCTGTTGTGTTTGTACAAACCAATCTATGCAAAGTTAACAAGCGTCTTAACTTTCCTTTAAGAACTTAGGCTGTCAAGCAAATGAACTCCCATGTAACCAATATAGTACCCTTTTAGAGAAGATTCAAGATGAAACAGAACTGTCTACGAATCTGGTTAGGCTACTTGAACATAAGCATGGCAATCTACCTCCGATCACTGAGGATATGCTTCTGCTCACACTAGCAACACAAATCGAAATAAAATATGactgttcagaagaacaacagATTTCTTTGTTTATCCAGTAGATTTTTTCTCCAACTTATATACAAAGAGGGTAGAAAAACATGATCTGTGGAATTTATTTTGTTTCATGGCACTAAAATATTTTAGACATCCGACTGGTAGGTCAAGACTCTACATGTCTGACTTAAGGTTTCATTATGAGATGAACAAATTGGGAGTATTTTCCTGGCAAATACTGAATCATCAAGCAATTTATTCATTTTACTTTAGCATTTTTCGCATTCTGATTATAGCATTTTCAGGGGTTCCTACTGATAGTTTTTTGGATTTTCATGTATGCAACTTATGTTAAACCAACAAGCAAATTAATCATACCGTCTAAGCACTTTTGTGTTTTAGATAGTAGCTTATGCTAAACCAACTAAGCACTTTTTGTATCATGCCTTAGCATTTTTTTAATTCACATTTAAGCAGCTTAAGCTAAATCAACAAACAAATTATTCATACTAGTCTAAGCATTCTTTGTATTTTAGATAGTAGTATTTTTTTCCGTGTTTTGATGGATTAGATATTGGTTCTACTGGAATTCACTTGTAGGCAACTTATGACATGTGAACAAGCAATTTATTCATCTTCAGTCTAGCATTTTTTTTATCGAGCTTTGGCATTTTGTCATATTATGATAGTTTTGCCATTTCAAATATGCTTATTAACCTGTGAAGCAAATGTTCATTTTTAGTTTAGCATTTGTGTTCTAATCTAGCATTTTTTATGATCAAATTACCTGCCATCTTTATGTTCTGAACTTGAATTCAGTACTGCTATTTCAGAACCTCATATTTACTGTACTTGCATCAACTTTGTTTTTTATGGCATCTAATCTGTTTTCTTAATTGTTGATTACAGGACCTAGTGATAATCTAGTGATAGGATATTGGCGCTGCTATTAGATTAGCAAGGTATGCCAATCTTTTTTCTGCATATGCCTCTATATCTTTGGCTTAAACTACTGCATTTTTCAATGTTCAATATTGGATAGCCATGCTTTTCAGTTGTGCTCAAGTCATTAGGTTTGTTATCCACATCTGTGCCATAGAGTACAAATCATTTCTATATCTGTTGTCATGGTTCGTGATTAGTAAtgactaaattttttttgcaaatgctTTTGTGTTCATAATTTTAGATTTAGGAAGCTCGCTGCTATTTTTAGAGTTAAAGACAGGTGGTATGTGGTAGTGCCTTCTGAGTGTTAGGATACATGCCTTTGAACACTGCATAAAAGGGTTTGCAAGGAGATAACAAGGCATATGTGAGTTTCAGATAGGTTTTTGTCTAATTCATATTGATCTTTTGTAAATTTTTCATGAGTAAGGGTATAAAACGTGTGCTCCCACTAATTTCAGTTTGTTGTTAGCAGAAGGCTCCCTAGTAGAGGAAAATGCGTACACTGTTCAGCCCAATTGGATCCAAATATTATTCTCATATTGGCAATAAAAATGAATTGAAACTTCAGGAAACAATTAGAAATGGTTCTGGATTCTCCAAAACAATATACTTCATTACATGGTTCTCGTTGGGCAATAATAATATGATTCTGAACCATGCAAAATAGTTTACTTGATTAGGCAATatttaatttagaattttagaaTTTATTTTTTCATTTGCTACCTAAAGTACTAGGTGATATACAACTATCAGCACTGGTATTTAACACATGACCTAGTTCTTTAGCCTGATCTGACCACATAGGAGTAAATGCCATGTGTGCAATCATCATTTGCTAAAAATTCCACATAGGAGTAAAACTCAACTTACCAAAATCATTAGATTCCTAAACGGTTGTACTTAATAAACTGCACTACCTTGTTGATCCTGAaaaattctaaataagcaaatGTGGGCACAAAACAAGATAAAGAAACTTAGTATCATTTGCTAATATATCATTTCTAGCATTTAAGTTGAAGCCAAGCAGTTTAGTGATTATTCAATACCAATATAGTAACCCGATATAGGTAGTAGTATTATATTTATTAGGCAATAACATAATTCATTAGGCAACAAACTACCTGGAATGGATATCTGAAATGCTTAATTTGTATCATTAAAATGCATGCTAAATATTAATATAAATGCTTACTGCATGTACCAGGACTTTTTCTTGCATGCTATATGTTAACTGATTTGGTTCTCTTTTTTCTCATTGTATGACAGGTCATGAAAGGAGATCatcagttttcaaaaaaaaaatgaaaggagATCatcagttttcaaaaaaaaataaaaaaaatgaaaggagATCATTAGTTATGCAAGCATGACTGAGTTTCTTTATTTGTTCAGTTTTGCCTGTGATGTAGTTTTGGATTTAGGGAGAGGGAGGCAAATGCATACACAGTACCAAATTACGAGGTTCCCAACCATTTGTAGTTCTAAATCatgtattgtatttgtatacctAAACATACGTACACTCCGAATAAAATTGCATGTTATCATGTCCATGCTGTTTTTTTATATTCTGGATCCCTTTGTGATGGTGCTTTTTTGCGCTGTGgtgttatttttttctaaaaaagaaaGGGGACAAAAAGTGGATGATTCCGATTGCTAAAAGAGGAAAGGCCGTATGGCTGGCCGTAGGTTAGCTGAGTCCTTAGAAAATATCGAACAAGGGTGTCATGGTCATTTTATCTATCTTTTCGGTTCTGCGAGGCAACACTAGATGgacaaggtttttttttttttaaggagAATCGAGCGataagtattttttttcttgcgaAAATAGAGCTGATGACATGAAGTTACGGGGTTGACATGAACGAAAAGCCAAATGCCAAAGGTAGGTCATTCAGTTTCTTCTCTCAACTTGTTTAATCTGGATTGGACTACTCCGGCGAGCTGAGAAGTTGCACTTGGAGTTGTGGACGTGCAATTTGCGAATCAGAGGTTCACGAACCTTTTTGCTTAGCCTAGATGTTGCTCGCGTCTCGCACATAGGAGTAGTTTGCATGATCAGGGCGCTGTAAGCCTGAAACCGGATCGCCGTTCGCAGTATTCTAGTCCAGCAGTTTCACGGAGGAAAAGAAATTAGGCGCGTGCCACAAATAGTCCAGCAGTTTTCAAAAAATCATGACGGAATCAACACTAATCCTAACAGGTCACGAGATTCGAACCGCTCGGAACCACGCACTTGCATTGGTGACCATCAGCCGGCTGGTGATCGCGCGTGGTTTCACCGATGTGTTGTAGCGTGGGCAGCTCGGTGCGCCGACAAAAGGCGAGGCGACCCGCGACCCGCGACCCTACTCGAACGAACGTGTCGGCGTGTCGCGCCACCGGTCGGTCGTCTCGTGCCCATGCCCGGTGTGGGCTGGCTGCCGGGTTGGCCGGCCTTGGGAACCTCCTCCGACCTCCGCTCAGGTTCGGTGCAGCCCATTCCCCACTCACGCGCACCGAGCCACACGCGCAGCGCGGCAGCGACATCTCCGGCGCCACCCACTGGTTCCGGTGGGCCTCCGCACGGTCGTTTCGCTGGGTTCGCCTTGTCGTTTCCACCCGGCCGCCCCCGCGCGACGCGCACGGGCCAATCCAAAACCGTGGACGCCCCCCTCCCAGCCAGCCAACCGTTTTCCCCGCGCCGCACTGATCGTTTGGCTGAGAAATTCAGGCAGGGGATCAGTCGACTAGACTATATAAAGAAAGATTATGAGGTGGCTAAGCGTACGTGACCAAGCTACTGGTAGCGTTGCGTGCCACGAGAGGAGAGGTCGCTGGGGTGCCAGAGGTCTCAGGTGGCGGCGGGCGTCGCCGGCGACATGTGCAGCGGGCAGGAGTACTGCAGGCGGGAGCGCGCGTTCCGCGCGTCCCTGCACGGggacgcgggcgcggcgggcgggcgcggcgcgcaggtggaggaggcggccgcgcgcggcggcggcgagggcgccgagacggcgcgcgcgcgggaggccgagcgggagcggaggcagcggcggccgcgggaaGCGGAGGCCGGGGCC comes from Panicum virgatum strain AP13 chromosome 4K, P.virgatum_v5, whole genome shotgun sequence and encodes:
- the LOC120704264 gene encoding uncharacterized protein LOC120704264, with the translated sequence MCSGQEYCRRERAFRASLHGDAGAAGGRGAQVEEAAARGGGEGAETARAREAERERRQRRPREAEAGAERTEKLMHLLLWGPN